GAGCCGATTCAGCTCGTGCACGATCACGTGCCGGTGCTCGTCGAGGAGATCGACGCCTCGGCTTGGAGCGAGGCCGAGCTGAAGGAGCGGCTGGTGCAGAGGGCCCACCGCCCGTTCGATCTGGAGCGCGGACCCATCCTGGGCGTCACCCTGTTCCGCCGCTCGGCGGAGCACCACGTGCTTCTGGTCGCGGTCCACCATATCGCGATCGATTTCTGGTCCTTCGTCGTGCTGATGCAGGACCTGAATCTCCTCTACCCCGCGGAGGTGACGGGCGCGCCCGCGATCCTTCCCCCCGTTCCAATGGACTACACGGATTACGTCGCGTGGCAGGCCGAGATGATGGCGGGGCCCGAAGGCGAGCGGCACTGGGCCTACTGGCGCCAGCAGCTCGCGGGTGAGCTGCCGGTGCTGGACCTTCCGACGGATCGCCCGCGACCTGCGGCCCAGACCTACGCCGGGGCCTCCTATGCGTTCAGGCTGGACACGGCGCTGACCGGAAGGCTCAAGGCGCTCGCGAAGGCCGAGGGCGTGACGGTGTACATGACCGTCCTGGCGGCCTTCCTGATCCTGCTGCACCGCTACACGGAGCAGGACGACATCCTGATCGGCGCTCCCCTGGCCGCACGGACCCGGGCCGAGTTCGAGCCGATCGTGGGATGCGTGACGAACCCCGTCGTCCTGCGCGCGGACCTGTCGGGGAATCCGACCTTCAAGGCGTTCCTTGGCCAGGTGCGCCGGACCGTGCTGGAAGCGCTCGAGCATCAGGATTTTCCCGCGCTGCCTCTGGTCGAACGGCTCCGGCCGCCCCGCGACCCGAGTCGCCCGCGTCTTTACCAGATCATGTTCAACATGGTGCGGACCCACCAGTTCGAGACCGACGTCCTCGCCCAGTTCGCGCTCGGGGATACGGGATTTCGGACGAACCTGGGAGGGCTCGACCTCGAATCCTTCCACCTGGAGTATCGCGTCGCCGTCCTCGATCTGGAGATGACCATCGGCGAGGTCAGCGGGTCCATTTCGGCCCACATGGTCTACAACACGGATCTGTTCGACGCCGCGAGGATCGCCCGTCTGGAAGGACACTTCCGCGCGCTGGTCGAGGGGATCGTCGCCGACCCCGAGCAGCGCATCGGCGAGCTACCGCTCTTGACGGAGACCGAGCGGCGTCAGGCCCTCGTGGATTGGAACGCCACCGCGCTCGACGTCCCGGACGCGGCCACGGTCCACGCGCTGTTCGAGGCTCAGGCCGAGCGGACGCCCGACGCCGTCGCCGTGGTGGACGGAGACGCGAGCCTCACCTACCGGGAGCTGAACCGGCGGGCGAATCAGCTCGCCCACCGTCTCAGGGCGCTCGGAGTCGCGCCGGAGGTGCCGGTCGGGCTCTGCCTGGAGCGCTCCCCGGAGATGGCCGTCGCGCTCCTCGGCATCCTCAAGGCGGGCGGAGCGTACGTCCCGCTCGACCCGGAGTATCCGAAGGAGCGCCTCGAGTTCATGGTCGAGGATGCCCGGCCCCGCGTGCTGGTGACGCAGACGCGTCTGCTCGAGCGGCTGCCCGGGACTCCGGCGACCGCGCTGTGCCTGGATACGGAATCGGCGAGGATCTCCGAGGAGAGCGGCGACAACCCGTCGAGCGGAGCGGGCGGGCCGAGCCTCGCCTACGTGATCTACACGTCGGGCTCGACCGGGAGGCCGAAGGGCGTCCTCGTCACGCACCGGAGCGTGGTCAACCACGCGCTCGCGATGGCGAAGCGATTCGACCTTCGCCCGAGCGACCGGGTCCTTCAGTTCTCGACGCTCAGCTTCGACGCGGCGGTGGAGGAGATCGTCCCCACCTGGCTCACCGGCGCCGCGCTGATCCTCCGCCCCGCCGGCGTGACGGCGGGCGCCGACTTCATTCAATTCATCGAGCGCGGGCGCGTGAGCGTGCTCGATCTGCCAACCGCCTTCTGGCACGCGTGGGTCACCGAGCTCGCC
Above is a genomic segment from Candidatus Methylomirabilota bacterium containing:
- a CDS encoding amino acid adenylation domain-containing protein; its protein translation is EPIQLVHDHVPVLVEEIDASAWSEAELKERLVQRAHRPFDLERGPILGVTLFRRSAEHHVLLVAVHHIAIDFWSFVVLMQDLNLLYPAEVTGAPAILPPVPMDYTDYVAWQAEMMAGPEGERHWAYWRQQLAGELPVLDLPTDRPRPAAQTYAGASYAFRLDTALTGRLKALAKAEGVTVYMTVLAAFLILLHRYTEQDDILIGAPLAARTRAEFEPIVGCVTNPVVLRADLSGNPTFKAFLGQVRRTVLEALEHQDFPALPLVERLRPPRDPSRPRLYQIMFNMVRTHQFETDVLAQFALGDTGFRTNLGGLDLESFHLEYRVAVLDLEMTIGEVSGSISAHMVYNTDLFDAARIARLEGHFRALVEGIVADPEQRIGELPLLTETERRQALVDWNATALDVPDAATVHALFEAQAERTPDAVAVVDGDASLTYRELNRRANQLAHRLRALGVAPEVPVGLCLERSPEMAVALLGILKAGGAYVPLDPEYPKERLEFMVEDARPRVLVTQTRLLERLPGTPATALCLDTESARISEESGDNPSSGAGGPSLAYVIYTSGSTGRPKGVLVTHRSVVNHALAMAKRFDLRPSDRVLQFSTLSFDAAVEEIVPTWLTGAALILRPAGVTAGADFIQFIERGRVSVLDLPTAFWHAWVTELAVSGASLPASLRLVVVGGEKASAERLATWRRLKGNRIRWINTYGPTETTVTATLYEPPMDALSGATMAGIPIGRPIANTRVYLLDRHRRPVPVGVTGEIYIGGAGVARGYLNQPALTAERFVPDPFTKNPEARLFRTGDLARHRPDGEIEFIGRNDRQAKIRGFRVEPGEIEAALAEHPGVEQVVVVARMGPEADTRLVAYVVTAPEASPSARELRGFLGRKLPEYMVPSVFAFVATLPLTPSGKIDLAALPEPGRPDREDTYVAPRNAAEETLAGIFAQLLGVERVGVHDDYFDLGGHSLLAIQLMARVKAAFDVELPLRALFETPTVAGLASRVEAARRSAPSPAATPLVAIQPKGARPPLFCVHPLGGSVLCYVGLARQLGADQPVYGLEAPNLEGDQEPPANITDMAARYVDAIRARQPHGPYHLAGWSFGGLVAFEMARQLVAEGDEVALLALLDTSAPTAVARAAHGDERNLPAFREGLDRLDSEEQLGRFMTTVMGLDAVPEDLGLPEIGRARRLWSANLRATLSYEPEVFPHRITLFRAAHGRPKDPTLGWADFMSAPVEVHEVPGDHYTMLAQPHVGVLAARLRDGLRRAQGTGDSSRREET